The genomic DNA CTGTTGCAGTAGTTTTGCGAGGTAGGCCGGGGGAGTATCAGTAGCCTTTGCTATTTCCTCTATATCGCACAGTTTATCTTCAGGGTGATTCAATGCAAGATGCAGGAGTCCTCTTATTGAGTATTCAGCAGCCTTACTTAACCTGAACATTTATTAGCACCCCCTAATAAGACTAACTTCATCTTGTTTAAGCAAGACTATGTTTATCCTATTTCGAAACCTTTGTCAAGTTTTTTTACCGATTTTTCGGCGATAGGAATCAATGTACCAGTGAATCATACGGCCTGGAGGATAGATATTGCTTAGGCAACTAATATGCAACTATCCGCTATATTTTTCACTTTCTATAACTTATTTAGGAATGCCGCGTATTAAATCACGGGCTTTTACAATAATGGCCTTCTCGTCCTTGTAGGCAGCACATTCGATAGCCTCATCAACAGGAAACCACCTGCAGTCATAAACCTCGTTATCATGATTAGAAACATCTCCACCTGTATATTCCATGAGAAAGAAATATACTATCTTGAAAATGCGCCTGGCCTCCCCATACTCCCTGCTTAT from Nitrospirota bacterium includes the following:
- a CDS encoding NUDIX domain-containing protein, which translates into the protein MARTAHREVREETGLDGNIIKLIGNIHYFYISREYGEARRIFKIVYFFLMEYTGGDVSNHDNEVYDCRWFPVDEAIECAAYKDEKAIIVKARDLIRGIPK